From Flavobacterium alkalisoli, the proteins below share one genomic window:
- a CDS encoding SdiA-regulated domain-containing protein translates to MRVIKLLIPILFFSCNSTNQEGLKVLGKLDLKEVSGLEYISESQKLWAIQDSGNKNIIYNLDENGDIAHEVKITNVKNIDWEDITSDTEGNLYIGDFGNNDNNRKNLAIHKVNKTDLDEKEAEASYTVSFYYPEQKEFPPKRSQMLFDVESFFELDGNFYLFTKNRSAKFEGDFYVYKVPNKEGNHAAQLITTLKSCKVFSKCAITAADISPNGKTIVLLAADKIWLLTNFENDNFLQENMVQYPLGDFSQKEGICFKDSNTLLIADEKSNKTGGKLYEFDLSFLKAKQ, encoded by the coding sequence ATGAGAGTTATAAAGCTATTAATCCCCATTTTGTTTTTTTCGTGTAACAGTACAAATCAGGAAGGGTTAAAGGTATTAGGGAAGCTTGATCTTAAAGAGGTTTCGGGATTAGAATATATCTCAGAATCCCAAAAGCTTTGGGCAATACAAGACAGTGGTAATAAGAATATAATTTATAACCTTGATGAAAACGGCGATATAGCCCATGAGGTTAAAATTACCAATGTTAAAAATATTGATTGGGAAGATATTACTTCCGATACCGAGGGAAACCTTTATATTGGTGATTTTGGTAATAACGACAACAACAGAAAAAATCTGGCTATTCATAAGGTGAATAAAACAGATCTTGATGAAAAAGAGGCAGAAGCTTCCTATACTGTTTCCTTTTATTATCCCGAACAAAAAGAGTTTCCACCTAAGCGTTCCCAAATGCTTTTTGATGTTGAATCTTTCTTTGAGCTAGACGGAAATTTTTACCTCTTTACAAAAAACAGAAGTGCAAAGTTTGAAGGCGACTTTTATGTATACAAAGTGCCTAACAAAGAAGGTAATCATGCTGCACAGCTTATAACTACCTTAAAGTCCTGTAAAGTGTTCAGTAAATGTGCTATTACTGCAGCAGATATTAGTCCCAACGGTAAAACAATAGTTCTATTAGCAGCAGATAAAATCTGGCTACTTACCAATTTTGAAAACGATAATTTCCTTCAGGAAAATATGGTACAATATCCTTTAGGGGATTTTTCCCAAAAGGAAGGGATTTGTTTTAAAGACAGCAATACCTTGCTTATTGCAGACGAAAAATCTAATAAGACAGGAGGGAAGCTATATGAATTTGATTTAAGCTTTTTAAAAGCCAAACAATAA
- a CDS encoding SemiSWEET transporter has protein sequence MDYTQITGLLAAILTTGANIPQAIKVIKTRSTKSLSAATYSMLFLGMVLWVIYGVIKKDIPIILANAVAGSLCGIILFMKLLAIYQSKKSG, from the coding sequence ATGGACTACACACAAATTACCGGATTACTTGCTGCCATACTAACAACTGGTGCAAACATTCCGCAAGCCATAAAAGTGATTAAAACCCGTTCTACAAAAAGCCTCTCGGCAGCTACATACAGCATGCTGTTTTTAGGTATGGTATTATGGGTAATTTATGGTGTAATTAAAAAAGACATCCCAATAATTCTTGCCAATGCGGTAGCAGGAAGTTTATGCGGAATTATTTTATTTATGAAGCTGCTTGCCATATACCAGTCAAAAAAATCGGGTTAA
- a CDS encoding MgtC/SapB family protein, with product MLSWTEILLRLVLAAIFGAVIGIERERKDWAAGMRTHMMVCMGASLIMMVSSFGFSDTMGKEHVELDPSRVAAQIVSGIGFIGAGAILFLKPTTVLGLTTAAGLWTVAGIGMATGGGMYIAAGITTVLAIIILWGLQPLQKKFFPKFQQKSLTVIAQNEMNPKTIIDELLQDKTLDFANFTVTRESDEITIELKLEKSDNPMLSKIVEKLHTNPKIKKIYWEK from the coding sequence ATGCTCAGTTGGACAGAAATATTGCTTCGTTTAGTACTGGCAGCCATTTTTGGTGCCGTTATAGGTATTGAAAGAGAGCGGAAAGACTGGGCAGCGGGTATGCGAACCCATATGATGGTATGCATGGGCGCTTCACTTATTATGATGGTTTCTTCTTTTGGTTTTTCCGACACAATGGGGAAAGAGCATGTTGAACTTGATCCCTCACGTGTGGCTGCCCAAATTGTTAGCGGAATAGGCTTTATAGGCGCAGGTGCAATCTTATTTTTAAAACCGACTACAGTATTGGGGCTTACCACTGCTGCTGGATTATGGACAGTGGCAGGTATAGGGATGGCTACCGGAGGGGGTATGTATATCGCAGCAGGAATAACAACAGTTCTTGCTATTATCATTTTATGGGGACTACAACCCCTTCAAAAGAAATTCTTTCCAAAATTTCAGCAAAAATCACTCACTGTTATTGCTCAAAACGAAATGAATCCTAAAACAATAATAGATGAACTTTTACAGGACAAAACCCTGGATTTTGCCAACTTTACCGTTACACGTGAAAGTGATGAAATAACTATAGAGCTTAAATTGGAAAAATCGGATAATCCAATGCTTTCAAAAATTGTAGAAAAACTACATACCAACCCCAAAATAAAAAAGATCTATTGGGAAAAATAA
- a CDS encoding SRPBCC family protein, producing MEKLVNVQLPELKKNISTIERLVSVLGGSYLLYDSLRHKRGIAEYGAAGFMLFRGLSGYCPASHLGERILHKNYKHSSNINIHTRMVISKPIDEVYNFWRHLGNLPLFMEHLESVAVLSDTLSEWKAILPGGLGTVKWKAEIVAEEPYRFIGWQSLPGSKIKNAGKVQFKDAGELGTLVHVVFSYHAPLGSIGEEIARLLTPTFEKTIRKDILAFKRFMETGVAKKISQETNKIYM from the coding sequence ATGGAAAAGTTAGTTAATGTACAGTTGCCGGAATTAAAGAAAAACATCAGTACTATAGAACGCTTAGTATCTGTACTGGGAGGTAGCTATTTGTTGTATGATTCTTTAAGGCATAAAAGAGGGATTGCAGAATATGGAGCGGCAGGTTTTATGCTGTTTAGAGGGTTAAGCGGATATTGCCCTGCGAGCCATTTAGGCGAAAGGATACTTCATAAAAACTACAAGCACAGTTCTAATATAAACATACATACCAGGATGGTAATAAGTAAGCCTATTGATGAAGTCTATAATTTTTGGCGTCATTTGGGTAATCTCCCCTTGTTTATGGAGCATCTTGAAAGTGTTGCTGTTTTGAGTGATACATTATCTGAGTGGAAGGCTATACTGCCGGGAGGATTGGGTACGGTAAAATGGAAAGCCGAAATTGTAGCCGAAGAACCTTATAGGTTTATAGGATGGCAATCGTTACCGGGTTCGAAAATTAAGAATGCCGGAAAAGTACAGTTTAAGGATGCAGGAGAACTGGGTACTTTGGTACACGTGGTATTCTCTTACCATGCACCGCTTGGTAGTATAGGAGAGGAGATAGCCCGTTTGCTTACACCAACTTTTGAAAAAACGATAAGGAAAGATATTTTGGCTTTTAAGCGTTTTATGGAAACCGGAGTTGCTAAAAAGATTAGTCAGGAAACCAATAAGATTTACATGTAG
- a CDS encoding SGNH/GDSL hydrolase family protein, translating into MQTLQKMLCLLLVSAIAISVGKPSQKTDLYITQGRTDKTANNEIILAGPGSSVTFSFKGSKCTLNLKSLNNYNQYDYVAVEVDGKYTGKQKVSPTTESIFINEQDNRTHKVTIYKATEAGNGSIVFLGADGDIVKTKKEKEKKKIEFIGDSITCGMGAETEEIPCGKGEWFDQHNAYFAYGPVTARAINADFVLSSVSGIGIYRNWNDEHQKEKIMPDVYENIYLNNSDRTMVYQFGFNPDITCIALGTNDFSEGDGKKERLPFSEDKYVASYVNFIKTVYSHAPNTQIVLLTSPMVKGEKAEIFLRCLKRVQAEYKDDKKHKPVQVFEFDDVTPHGCGYHPDVKDHQKMSNQLTPFLKSLLNE; encoded by the coding sequence ATGCAAACACTACAAAAAATGCTTTGTTTGCTACTGGTATCTGCAATAGCGATATCGGTTGGCAAACCTTCACAAAAAACCGACCTGTATATTACTCAGGGCCGTACAGACAAAACAGCAAACAACGAGATTATCTTAGCAGGACCTGGTTCATCGGTTACTTTTAGCTTTAAAGGTTCAAAATGCACCCTGAATTTAAAATCGCTAAACAACTATAACCAGTATGATTATGTTGCCGTAGAAGTAGACGGAAAATATACCGGTAAGCAAAAAGTATCTCCTACTACAGAAAGCATCTTTATTAACGAACAGGACAACCGTACTCATAAAGTAACTATCTATAAAGCTACGGAAGCCGGAAACGGAAGTATCGTTTTTCTGGGTGCAGATGGCGATATTGTAAAAACAAAAAAAGAAAAAGAAAAGAAAAAAATCGAGTTTATAGGTGATTCTATCACTTGTGGCATGGGAGCTGAAACAGAAGAGATACCATGCGGTAAAGGAGAATGGTTTGATCAGCATAATGCTTATTTTGCATACGGCCCTGTAACTGCCAGAGCAATTAACGCCGATTTTGTACTGAGTTCGGTTTCCGGTATCGGTATATACCGTAACTGGAATGATGAGCACCAGAAAGAAAAGATCATGCCGGATGTATATGAGAACATTTACCTGAATAATTCTGACAGGACAATGGTTTATCAATTTGGCTTTAATCCGGATATTACCTGCATAGCTTTAGGAACCAATGATTTTTCTGAAGGTGACGGTAAAAAAGAAAGACTTCCTTTTAGTGAAGATAAATATGTTGCCAGCTATGTAAACTTTATTAAAACCGTTTACAGCCATGCCCCAAATACACAAATTGTATTACTAACCAGCCCTATGGTTAAAGGTGAAAAAGCCGAAATATTTTTAAGATGCCTTAAACGTGTACAGGCTGAATACAAAGACGACAAAAAACATAAACCTGTACAGGTTTTTGAATTTGATGATGTAACTCCTCATGGTTGTGGCTACCACCCCGATGTTAAAGATCATCAGAAGATGTCAAACCAGTTAACTCCTTTCTTAAAATCACTTTTAAATGAATAG
- a CDS encoding sialate O-acetylesterase, protein MNRISFYISVLILFVTGTANANVLLPSFFSDNMVLQRNSEVTIWGWASPFEDITLTVSWSGEKIEIKPGNQAHWQVKLKTPESGGPYTLHFKGYNELTIKNIMIGEVWLCSGQSNMEWSAAIGIDNAEAEIAKANYPNIRFFTAPKVAGTSPQMNVVGNWQECTPETMKYFSAVAYFFGERLQKDLKGVPIGLINSSWGGTPAEIWMPEDYIAKDRVLAEAASKLTPVPWGPTEPGRTYNTMINPFVGFKLAGAIWYQGESNVGSNVYDKTLAGLIKSWRKAWEDDFPFYFIQIAPFNYENDTYGGVTIRNSQRKVLNEVPKTGMVVVGDVSPTDDIHPRDKRTVGERLGNLVLKSQYGVDTGVVYGPLYKNISISKDKVTISFDYAEGLHFDSKKSELFEVAGKDGKFYPATATIKNNTIVVYSKKVKEPVVVRYAWHNTAKPDLFNGAGLPASSFLSE, encoded by the coding sequence ATGAATAGAATAAGCTTTTACATTTCCGTTCTTATCCTTTTTGTAACGGGCACGGCAAACGCTAATGTATTACTCCCATCCTTTTTTTCAGACAATATGGTACTGCAACGTAACAGTGAGGTTACCATTTGGGGATGGGCAAGCCCTTTTGAAGACATTACCCTTACCGTAAGTTGGTCGGGCGAAAAAATTGAAATAAAACCCGGTAATCAGGCACACTGGCAGGTAAAACTTAAAACTCCTGAATCAGGCGGACCTTATACCCTGCATTTTAAAGGATACAATGAACTTACCATTAAAAACATAATGATAGGGGAAGTATGGCTTTGTTCGGGACAGTCTAATATGGAATGGTCGGCGGCGATAGGTATAGACAATGCCGAGGCTGAAATAGCTAAAGCGAACTATCCTAATATCCGTTTCTTTACCGCACCTAAAGTGGCAGGAACATCACCTCAAATGAATGTGGTGGGTAACTGGCAGGAATGTACGCCGGAGACTATGAAATACTTTAGTGCTGTGGCTTACTTTTTTGGCGAGCGCCTGCAAAAAGACCTGAAAGGTGTACCTATAGGCTTAATCAATTCCAGCTGGGGAGGTACACCTGCCGAGATATGGATGCCGGAAGATTATATTGCTAAAGACCGTGTACTTGCAGAAGCGGCTTCAAAACTTACTCCTGTTCCATGGGGACCAACCGAACCGGGACGTACTTACAACACAATGATAAACCCGTTTGTCGGCTTTAAGCTGGCAGGGGCTATATGGTATCAGGGGGAAAGCAACGTAGGTAGCAATGTATATGACAAGACACTTGCCGGATTAATAAAATCATGGCGTAAGGCCTGGGAAGACGATTTCCCTTTTTACTTTATACAAATAGCTCCGTTTAATTATGAAAATGACACTTATGGTGGTGTTACTATCCGTAATTCACAGCGTAAAGTATTAAACGAAGTTCCAAAAACAGGAATGGTGGTTGTTGGCGATGTTAGCCCTACCGATGATATTCATCCTCGTGATAAGAGAACCGTAGGCGAAAGACTCGGCAACCTTGTATTAAAATCACAATATGGCGTAGATACCGGAGTAGTCTACGGCCCGCTTTACAAAAATATAAGTATCAGTAAAGACAAAGTAACTATATCTTTTGATTATGCCGAAGGGCTTCACTTCGATTCAAAAAAATCAGAACTATTTGAGGTAGCCGGAAAAGACGGTAAATTTTATCCTGCAACAGCAACCATAAAGAATAATACTATTGTGGTTTATTCCAAAAAAGTAAAAGAACCGGTGGTAGTACGTTATGCATGGCACAACACCGCAAAGCCCGATTTGTTTAACGGAGCAGGACTGCCGGCATCCTCTTTTTTAAGTGAATAA
- the bglX gene encoding beta-glucosidase BglX has protein sequence MKRTLLILAVLTVCSASAQKKKTMNNKQDTEQRIDELLAKMTLEEKVGQMNQYNGFWDVTGPSPKEGNAATKYEHLRKGWVGSMLTVRGVKEVRAVQKIAVEETRLGIPLIIGFDVIHGYKTLSPIPLAEAASWDMEAIKNSAKTAASEAAASGINWTFGPNVDISRDARWGRVMEGAGEDPFLGSRVAEARVKGFQGEDLSDPLTIAACAKHFAAYGFAESGRDYNTVDISNATLYNTVLPPFKAANDAGVRTYMNSFNILNGIPATGNSFLQRDILKGKWGFNGFVITDWASIREMIAHGFAKDGAEASEKAVKAGADMDMESHLYVYELVNLVKEGKVDEALIDDAVKRILRVKFELGLFDDPYRYCDEKREKETIYSKANHEAVLDMAKKSIVLLKNEGNLLPLKKKGQKIALIGSLANDKTSPLGSWRIASDDNTAVSVLEGMQQYKGNTLVYEKGADLTIGKTTFLDELVFNTTDRSGFEAAKKAAKDADVVVMVLGEHGFQSGEGRSRTNLDLPGLQQELLEEIYKVNPNIVLVLNNGRPLALPWAAEHIPTIVEAWQLGTETGNAVAQVLYGDYNPSGKLPMSFPRNVGQVPIYYNQHSTGRPTNSDNNVFWSHYSDVEKTPLFAFGHGLSYTTFKYGSVKLDKKTYAKGEAVKVSVEVTNTGDYDGKEVVQLYIRDIAASLSRPVKELKGFELVPLKKGETKTVTFTLTDKELGFFNNEGEYLVEPGTFKVFVGTSSDNVQETEFELK, from the coding sequence ATGAAAAGAACCCTATTGATACTTGCTGTGCTTACTGTTTGCAGCGCCAGTGCTCAAAAAAAGAAAACAATGAACAACAAACAGGATACAGAACAAAGAATTGACGAGCTATTGGCTAAAATGACACTTGAGGAAAAAGTAGGCCAAATGAATCAGTATAACGGTTTTTGGGATGTAACAGGCCCATCTCCAAAAGAAGGCAACGCCGCTACAAAATATGAACATCTTCGTAAAGGATGGGTAGGCTCTATGCTTACCGTTCGTGGAGTAAAAGAAGTTCGTGCTGTACAAAAAATAGCAGTTGAGGAAACCCGCCTGGGTATTCCACTAATTATAGGTTTTGATGTAATACACGGTTATAAAACGTTAAGCCCTATTCCTCTTGCCGAAGCTGCCAGTTGGGATATGGAAGCTATAAAGAATTCGGCTAAGACTGCTGCATCCGAAGCTGCTGCTTCGGGTATTAACTGGACCTTTGGTCCTAACGTAGACATTTCACGTGATGCCCGCTGGGGTCGTGTAATGGAAGGCGCAGGAGAAGACCCGTTTCTTGGAAGTCGTGTTGCCGAAGCACGTGTAAAAGGTTTTCAGGGAGAGGACCTTTCAGATCCGCTTACCATAGCTGCATGCGCCAAGCATTTTGCTGCTTATGGCTTTGCGGAATCGGGAAGGGATTATAATACGGTTGATATTAGTAATGCTACATTATACAACACGGTACTGCCTCCGTTTAAGGCAGCTAACGATGCCGGAGTACGTACCTATATGAATTCATTTAATATACTTAACGGGATTCCTGCAACCGGAAACAGTTTCCTGCAAAGGGATATCCTGAAAGGGAAATGGGGCTTTAACGGCTTCGTAATTACCGACTGGGCTTCTATCAGGGAAATGATTGCTCACGGATTTGCCAAAGATGGTGCAGAGGCCAGTGAGAAAGCAGTAAAGGCAGGAGCCGATATGGACATGGAGTCTCACCTTTATGTTTATGAACTGGTTAATCTGGTTAAAGAAGGTAAAGTGGATGAAGCCCTGATTGATGATGCCGTAAAACGTATATTAAGAGTAAAGTTTGAACTTGGACTGTTTGATGACCCATACCGTTACTGTGATGAAAAGCGTGAAAAAGAAACCATATACAGCAAAGCGAACCATGAAGCCGTACTGGATATGGCTAAAAAATCAATCGTTCTTTTAAAGAACGAAGGCAACCTGCTTCCGCTTAAAAAGAAAGGACAGAAAATTGCACTTATAGGTTCGCTTGCCAATGATAAAACGAGTCCGCTTGGAAGCTGGAGAATAGCTTCAGACGATAATACGGCGGTATCGGTACTGGAAGGCATGCAGCAATATAAAGGTAATACTTTGGTATACGAAAAAGGCGCCGACCTGACTATTGGTAAGACTACTTTCCTTGACGAACTGGTTTTCAATACTACTGACAGAAGCGGATTTGAAGCTGCTAAAAAAGCAGCCAAAGATGCTGATGTTGTGGTAATGGTTCTTGGTGAGCATGGTTTCCAGAGTGGTGAGGGCCGTAGCCGTACTAATCTTGACCTGCCGGGATTACAGCAGGAGTTGCTGGAGGAAATCTATAAAGTAAACCCTAACATAGTACTGGTACTTAATAATGGGCGCCCATTGGCTTTACCTTGGGCAGCCGAACATATACCAACCATAGTTGAAGCATGGCAATTAGGTACCGAAACCGGTAATGCGGTAGCGCAGGTACTATATGGTGATTATAACCCAAGTGGTAAATTACCTATGAGTTTCCCCCGCAATGTAGGACAGGTACCTATTTACTACAACCAACACAGTACAGGAAGGCCAACCAATAGTGACAACAATGTTTTCTGGTCACACTACAGCGATGTTGAAAAAACTCCGTTATTTGCGTTTGGCCATGGGTTAAGCTATACTACTTTTAAATACGGCAGCGTTAAACTTGACAAGAAAACCTATGCTAAGGGAGAAGCTGTAAAGGTTTCTGTTGAAGTTACCAATACAGGAGATTACGATGGTAAGGAAGTAGTTCAGTTATATATAAGAGATATAGCTGCAAGCCTTTCACGACCGGTTAAGGAGCTTAAAGGATTTGAACTGGTTCCGCTTAAAAAAGGAGAAACCAAAACCGTTACTTTTACCCTTACTGATAAGGAGCTTGGCTTCTTTAATAATGAAGGTGAATATCTGGTAGAACCCGGAACATTTAAGGTTTTTGTCGGTACAAGTTCTGATAATGTTCAGGAAACCGAATTTGAGTTGAAATAA
- a CDS encoding lysozyme inhibitor LprI family protein — MKYILLLAFSLFSFISYSQDNTTSNYSIDVELKECIKLSEGIDAEIVKCELNAAEAWDGELNKYYKQLMGVLNPEQQKALKESQRQWIIYKDMEGSFLSQFYGKQKGSMWRVVSANRVKEIIKTRALELKEYYEIQQSF, encoded by the coding sequence ATGAAATACATTTTACTCTTAGCTTTTAGCCTGTTTTCTTTTATTAGTTATTCTCAGGATAATACTACCTCAAATTATTCTATTGATGTTGAGTTGAAAGAATGTATTAAACTGAGTGAAGGCATAGATGCAGAAATAGTAAAGTGTGAGCTTAATGCTGCCGAAGCATGGGACGGTGAGCTCAATAAATATTACAAGCAGTTAATGGGTGTACTTAATCCTGAACAGCAAAAAGCGCTTAAAGAATCGCAAAGGCAGTGGATTATTTATAAAGATATGGAAGGCTCTTTTTTGTCTCAGTTTTATGGAAAACAAAAAGGAAGCATGTGGCGTGTTGTTAGTGCAAATAGGGTGAAGGAAATAATAAAGACAAGAGCACTGGAGTTAAAAGAGTATTACGAAATACAACAATCATTTTAA